A genomic region of Sarcophilus harrisii chromosome 6, mSarHar1.11, whole genome shotgun sequence contains the following coding sequences:
- the TAF6L gene encoding TAF6-like RNA polymerase II p300/CBP-associated factor-associated factor 65 kDa subunit 6L: MKVALQDLQTNSKIAALLPYFVYVVSGVKSVSHDLEQLHRLLQVARSLLRNPHLCLGPYVRSLVGSVLYCVLEPLAASINPLNDHWTLRDGAALLLSHIFWTHGDLVNGLSQQILLSLQKVLADPVRPLCSHYGAVVGLHALGWKAVERVLYPHLSTYWANLQAVLDDYSVSNAQVKADGHKVYGAILVAVERLLKMKAQAAEPGRGRSCRRPEDLPWTGLLLHEAPPGEPGFGPGAPLAPGTPGLGSPAPPVPLGDTYRELYAFFGDSLATRFGTGQPAPAAARPPGAKKEPAAVADAVRKMPQLTASATVSPRDEESPRGATPGGPAPAAAAPAASAESRPLPRVHRPRGAPRQQGLGAAAREVFQKSRFAPRGAPHFRFIIAGRQAGRRCRGRLFQTAFPPPQGPSPASRYAQKLPMIGRTGRPARRWLLSDYSLYLPL; this comes from the exons ATGAAG GTGGCCCTTCAGGACCTGCAGACAAACTCCAAGATTGCGGCCCTGTTGCCCTATTTTGTGTATGTGGTCAGTGGG GTGAAGTCGGTGAGCCACGATCTTGAGCAGCTGCATCGGCTGCTGCAGGTGGCCCGCAGCCTCCTGCGCAACCCTCACCTGTGCCTGGGGCCCTACGTCCGCTCCCTGGTGGGCAGCGTTCTGTACTGTGTCCTGGAGCCGCTGGCCGCCTCCATCAACCCCCTGAACGACCACTGGACTTTGCGTGATGGAGCCGCCCTCCTGCTCAGCCACATCTTTTG GACCCATGGGGACCTGGTGAATGGTTTGTCCCAGCAGATCCTGCTGTCCTTGCAGAAGGTGCTGGCTGACCCCGTGCGGCCTCTGTGCTCCCACTACGGGGCAGTGGTGGGGCTGCACGCCCTGGGCTGGAAG GCCGTGGAGCGGGTCCTGTACCCCCACCTCTCCACCTACTGGGCCAACCTGCAGGCCGTGCTGGACGATTACTCCGTGTCCAATGCCCAGGTGAAGGCAGATGGACACAAGGTGTACGGAGCCATCCTG GTGGCCGTGGAGCGGCTTCTCAAGATGAAGGCACAGGCTGCGGAGCCGGGCCGGGGCCGGAGCTGCCGGCGCCCCGAGGACCTGCCCTGGACGGGCCTCCTCCTGCACGAAGCGCCCCCCGGGGAGCCGGGCTTCGGGCCAGGGGCACCGCTGGCCCCGGGAACCCCAGGGCTGGGAAGCCCGGCCCCTCCCGTGCCCCTCGGGGACACGTATCGGGAGCTCTACGCCTTCTTCGGGGACAGCCTGGCCACCCGCTTCGGCACCGGGCAGCCCGCGCCCGCCGCGGCCCGGCCCCCCGGCGCCAAGAAGGAGCCCGCGGCCGTGGCCGACGCCGTTCGCAAGATGCCCCAGCTCACAGCCAGCGCCACCGTCAGTCCCCGCGACGAAGAGAGCCCGCGCGGGGCGACCCCGGgcggccccgcccccgccgccgccgcccccgccgccTCCGCCGAGAGCCGGCCTCTGCCCCGCGTGCACCGGCCCCGGGGCGCGCCCCGGCAGCAGGGCCTGGGAGCGGCCGCCCGCGAAGTCTTCCAGAAGAGCCGCTTCGCCCCCCGCGGCGCCCCGCACTTCCGCTTCATCATCGCCGGTCGGCAGGCGGGCCGTCGCTGCCGCGGCCGCCTCTTCCAGACGGCCTTCCCGCCGCCGCAGGGGCCCAGCCCCGCCTCGCGCTACGCCCAGAAGCTGCCCATGATCGGGCGCACGGGACGGCCGGCGCGCCGCTGGCTGCTGTCGGATTACTCGCTCTACCTCCCGCTGTGA